A genomic window from Pseudomonas leptonychotis includes:
- a CDS encoding GGDEF domain-containing protein: MVISRLLRWLPERSLLERDAEQKFRASKAREARKSSLVFALVSALLLLLFNLSDYLSGLPFASPESLLRYIAIATLLIPLAYARRVSAVQLQRLWFAVAVLLILLINAVFYSAGLRNGALGVGGPVVLAVGLGSITFFHMGQKLLLWSLQLAGLLLVKYAGGVNTGWSLFYLTLVIFLLSFTQYRLDLLQRLHFRYQLAERLKAETDKLTGALNRHSFEKRLSHLLGQLKPGTTLCVGLLDIDYFKKYNDHYGHLKGDACLVAVSKALQELPLDLLVRFGGEEFIVVKMVHGDTPSWLLNLNQCIHALQVPHSASPLQWVSASVGLCQYRHQAGGSLPLSQQLLGAADKLLYEAKEGGRNRVCSALLANPATAAVQ; encoded by the coding sequence ATGGTGATTTCCCGGTTGCTGCGCTGGCTGCCCGAACGCTCATTGTTGGAGCGCGACGCAGAACAGAAATTTCGCGCATCCAAAGCGCGCGAGGCGCGTAAAAGCAGCCTGGTTTTCGCGCTCGTCTCAGCGCTATTGCTGCTGTTGTTTAACCTCAGTGATTATCTCAGCGGTTTGCCATTCGCCAGCCCGGAGAGCCTGCTGCGCTATATCGCTATCGCAACGCTGCTAATTCCCCTGGCGTATGCCCGCCGCGTCAGTGCCGTGCAGTTGCAGCGGCTGTGGTTTGCCGTTGCTGTGCTGCTGATTCTGCTCATCAATGCGGTTTTTTATAGCGCGGGGCTGCGCAATGGTGCGCTGGGTGTTGGTGGGCCTGTGGTGTTGGCGGTTGGGCTGGGCTCCATCACGTTCTTCCATATGGGGCAAAAACTCCTGCTCTGGTCACTGCAGCTGGCGGGGCTGTTGCTGGTCAAATATGCAGGCGGCGTGAACACGGGCTGGAGCCTGTTTTATCTGACCTTGGTCATCTTCCTGCTGAGCTTTACCCAGTATCGCCTTGACCTGTTACAGCGCCTGCATTTTCGCTATCAGCTGGCTGAGCGCCTGAAAGCGGAAACCGACAAGCTCACGGGGGCGCTCAACCGGCACTCATTTGAAAAACGCCTCAGCCACTTGCTCGGTCAGCTCAAACCAGGCACCACGCTGTGCGTTGGTTTGCTCGATATCGATTATTTCAAGAAGTACAACGACCACTATGGCCATCTCAAGGGCGATGCTTGCCTGGTTGCGGTGTCCAAGGCCCTGCAAGAGCTGCCGCTGGATTTACTGGTGCGCTTCGGTGGCGAGGAATTTATCGTGGTCAAAATGGTGCACGGTGATACGCCTAGCTGGTTGCTGAACCTCAACCAATGTATCCATGCCTTGCAGGTGCCTCACAGCGCCAGCCCGCTGCAATGGGTCAGCGCATCGGTCGGCCTGTGCCAGTACCGTCATCAGGCAGGCGGGAGCTTGCCCCTTAGTCAGCAATTACTGGGTGCGGCTGACAAACTGTTGTATGAGGCCAAGGAGGGCGGGCGTAATCGTGTGTGTTCGGCGCTGCTGGCAAACCCGGCGACAGCGGCCGTGCAGTAA
- a CDS encoding DUF692 domain-containing protein: protein MNAGQDSLGFGLGLRSEYYQAILEQRPAIDWFEIVSENYLVEGGKALYFLDAIGEHYPLVMHGVSLSIGGPHELDRDYLRRLKHLAQRVQPAWISDHLCWSRGNAHQLHDLLPLPYTEESLQHVAARVRQVQDVIERPLVLENVSSYLRCADDQFSEWQFLSALSELSGCELLLDVNNVYVSARNHGFDAWEFISSLPKQRIRQLHLAGHSDYGSYLIDTHDHPVSDPVWQLYQRTLQHLGPVSTLLERDDHFPDLDELLGELNKARLLAAETLQGGAQCA, encoded by the coding sequence ATGAATGCTGGACAAGACAGTCTGGGTTTTGGCCTGGGGCTGCGCAGTGAGTACTACCAAGCCATTCTCGAGCAACGGCCGGCGATCGACTGGTTCGAAATTGTCTCGGAAAATTATTTAGTGGAGGGCGGTAAAGCCCTCTACTTTCTCGATGCCATCGGCGAACACTACCCGCTGGTGATGCATGGCGTGTCGCTGTCGATTGGCGGCCCGCATGAGCTGGATCGCGATTACCTGCGCCGGCTCAAGCACTTGGCGCAACGGGTACAGCCGGCGTGGATCTCCGATCACCTGTGCTGGAGTCGCGGCAATGCCCACCAGCTGCACGACCTGCTGCCGCTGCCCTACACCGAAGAAAGCCTGCAGCACGTGGCCGCGCGGGTGCGCCAGGTACAGGACGTGATCGAGCGGCCGCTGGTGCTGGAAAACGTCTCCAGTTATTTGCGCTGCGCCGATGATCAATTCAGCGAATGGCAATTCCTCTCGGCCCTCAGCGAGCTGAGCGGCTGCGAGTTGTTGCTGGACGTGAACAACGTTTACGTCAGCGCGCGCAATCACGGTTTCGATGCCTGGGAATTTATCAGCAGCCTGCCCAAGCAGCGTATTCGTCAGCTGCACCTGGCCGGGCACAGTGATTACGGCAGCTACCTGATCGACACCCATGATCATCCGGTCAGTGACCCGGTTTGGCAGCTGTATCAACGCACCTTGCAGCACCTCGGCCCGGTGTCGACCTTGCTTGAGCGCGATGATCACTTTCCGGATCTGGACGAGCTGCTCGGCGAGCTGAACAAAGCCCGCCTGTTGGCGGCAGAAACGCTACAGGGTGGTGCGCAATGCGCCTGA
- a CDS encoding tetratricopeptide repeat protein, protein MLRTLRLTATLFASALLLLCTLTSQAAIKQCPVTLDQSDEANILDHAQRAHAGDACAQFNMGYQFYTQQRYAESERWYAKAAEQGVTRAAFEIAMLYRDKLLPGDDSERKRWLNQAAEQGLVLAQVELGIDYLDNPGDQDERYQAMHWFEQAADQGDIQSQYLLGELYWSRNSGVEFAASGDERAMHFSSDDSKALYWICKAAQSNHAAAQFSLSEAYSTGTGVAVNRDQQRLWLELAASNGSEEAKERLDDSGLPWYTRLENWGKRQMIDETAQCPDLELEATEQQASY, encoded by the coding sequence ATGCTACGCACCCTCCGGCTTACCGCCACACTGTTCGCCAGCGCTCTTCTGTTGCTCTGCACACTCACCAGTCAGGCGGCGATCAAGCAATGCCCGGTGACGCTTGATCAATCAGACGAAGCCAACATCCTGGACCATGCGCAGCGGGCGCATGCCGGCGATGCCTGCGCCCAGTTCAACATGGGCTACCAGTTTTACACCCAGCAACGCTACGCCGAGAGTGAGCGCTGGTACGCCAAAGCCGCCGAGCAAGGGGTTACCCGCGCGGCATTTGAAATTGCCATGCTGTACCGCGACAAACTCCTGCCGGGTGACGACTCCGAGCGCAAACGCTGGCTAAATCAGGCCGCCGAACAAGGCTTGGTGCTGGCTCAAGTTGAACTGGGCATCGACTATCTGGACAACCCCGGTGATCAGGATGAGCGCTACCAGGCCATGCACTGGTTTGAACAAGCGGCCGACCAAGGCGATATACAAAGCCAATACCTGCTGGGGGAGCTGTACTGGAGCCGTAATAGCGGCGTGGAGTTTGCCGCCAGCGGCGATGAGCGCGCCATGCACTTCAGCAGCGACGACAGCAAAGCGCTTTACTGGATCTGCAAAGCCGCGCAAAGCAACCATGCCGCCGCGCAATTCAGCCTCAGCGAGGCCTACAGCACCGGCACGGGCGTAGCCGTCAATCGCGACCAACAGCGACTGTGGCTGGAACTGGCCGCCAGCAACGGCAGTGAAGAGGCCAAGGAGCGACTGGATGACAGCGGTTTACCTTGGTACACCCGCCTGGAAAATTGGGGCAAGCGGCAAATGATCGACGAAACAGCTCAATGCCCGGACTTAGAACTGGAAGCCACAGAACAGCAGGCAAGCTACTAA
- a CDS encoding cobalt-precorrin-6A reductase, with protein MSLRILLLGGTTEALRLARDLPATAIYSLAGLGRVPDDLPCEVRVGGFGGAEGLAAFIREQGIELLLDLTHPYAAQISANAARAAELSGVACWALRRPGWQAGEGDDWREVDDWNGLVAALQDFRRPLFTLGREPLEHLHDIPPHQHWTVRCLTAQEGVPRATVIGARGPFDLHGERALFALLGIDVLISKNSGSQATEPKLQVARELGVPVLLLRRPELPRVSREFVQLEALWEALQRRLAEP; from the coding sequence GTGAGTCTTCGTATTTTGCTGCTGGGCGGCACCACTGAGGCGCTTCGCTTGGCCCGTGATTTACCCGCCACGGCCATCTACAGCCTGGCGGGCTTGGGCCGGGTGCCGGATGACTTGCCCTGCGAAGTGCGGGTCGGTGGTTTTGGCGGGGCCGAAGGCCTGGCAGCGTTTATCCGCGAGCAGGGCATTGAGTTGCTGCTGGACCTGACTCACCCCTATGCCGCGCAGATCAGCGCCAATGCCGCCCGCGCTGCCGAGTTGAGCGGGGTTGCCTGCTGGGCGCTGCGTCGTCCCGGCTGGCAAGCCGGCGAGGGCGATGACTGGCGCGAGGTGGACGACTGGAACGGGCTGGTTGCTGCACTGCAAGACTTCCGTCGTCCGCTGTTTACCCTCGGCCGTGAGCCGCTGGAGCATCTGCATGATATCCCTCCTCACCAGCACTGGACCGTGCGTTGCCTAACGGCGCAGGAAGGCGTGCCGCGTGCCACAGTTATCGGCGCCCGCGGGCCGTTTGATCTGCACGGCGAGCGCGCGCTGTTCGCTCTGCTGGGCATCGATGTGCTGATCAGCAAGAACAGCGGCAGCCAGGCCACCGAGCCCAAGTTGCAGGTGGCGCGTGAGCTGGGTGTGCCTGTATTGCTGCTGCGTCGGCCCGAGTTACCAAGGGTAAGCCGCGAGTTCGTGCAGCTGGAGGCCTTGTGGGAGGCGCTTCAGCGGCGATTGGCTGAGCCGTAA
- a CDS encoding precorrin-2 C(20)-methyltransferase yields the protein MMSTQKGRLLGIGVGPGDPELITLKALRLLQSAPVVGYFVAKAKANKGQGGNAFGIIEAHLTDSQQRLPLVYPVTTEKLAAPLSYEDVISDFYDTCAVQIAAHLDAGQDVAVICEGDPFFYGSYMYLHDRLAAQYEVEVVPGVCSMLGCSSVLGTPLVYRNQSLSVLSGVLPEDELKQRLHSAEAAVIMKLGRNFEKVRRVLQELGIDDRAHYVERATMGNQRIVPLDEVEPMSSPYFSMIVIPGEKWRG from the coding sequence GTGATGAGTACCCAAAAAGGCCGCCTGCTTGGCATCGGCGTTGGTCCCGGCGACCCGGAGCTGATCACTCTTAAAGCCCTGCGTTTGCTGCAGTCGGCGCCGGTGGTTGGCTACTTCGTGGCCAAGGCCAAAGCCAACAAGGGTCAGGGCGGCAACGCCTTCGGCATTATCGAAGCGCACCTGACCGACAGCCAGCAGCGCCTACCGCTGGTCTACCCGGTGACCACGGAAAAACTCGCCGCGCCGCTGAGTTATGAAGATGTGATCAGCGACTTCTACGACACCTGCGCAGTGCAAATCGCAGCCCACCTGGACGCTGGTCAGGATGTCGCGGTGATCTGCGAAGGCGACCCGTTCTTCTACGGCTCCTACATGTACCTGCACGATCGTCTAGCCGCGCAGTACGAGGTCGAAGTGGTGCCCGGCGTGTGCTCCATGCTCGGCTGCTCCTCGGTGCTCGGTACGCCGCTGGTGTACCGCAACCAGAGCTTGAGCGTGCTCTCCGGCGTGCTCCCCGAAGACGAACTCAAGCAGCGCCTGCACAGCGCCGAAGCCGCCGTGATCATGAAGCTAGGGCGCAACTTCGAGAAAGTTCGCCGCGTGCTGCAAGAGCTGGGCATCGACGACCGCGCCCACTACGTTGAGCGCGCCACCATGGGCAACCAACGCATCGTGCCGTTGGATGAGGTGGAGCCGATGTCCTCGCCGTATTTCTCGATGATCGTTATTCCCGGCGAGAAATGGCGCGGTTAA
- the cobG gene encoding precorrin-3B synthase, with the protein MRDHSITVDPSLPRPSACPGLLRIVQALDGGICRVKLAGGVLSSNQARAIAEAAEHCASGVLELTNRSNLQIRGVLAGQQAELIERLLAANLGPSNPTADDVRNLLLSPAAGLDPQALLDTRPLAAALLELLQSTPALHGLSAKFAIQLDGGEALAMLEHPHDIWLSALPGMPARLAFGLAGCPGDQPLGVVDAEQTVSLVEQLLRLFIELAGNAHSRMRQLLSVIPASQLLQQLQTRLPFAVQAPPADWQRTPVSPRAPIGIYPQQQADLRMVAAGARLGRIDAAQLQALADLAEQHGDASLRLTPWQGVLLPNIPEHSTDTLLHKLNDLGLLTDAQEPLSQLIACTGSAACAKGLSDSKADALRLSARLRASSVRPQVHLSACPRSCAAAHTAPFTLLASSAGHYQLYQRTPQAAGFGQLLASAITIDEAGDWFAAHCATGNSDA; encoded by the coding sequence TTGCGCGACCATTCCATCACCGTCGATCCATCACTACCACGCCCCAGCGCGTGCCCCGGCCTGCTGCGCATTGTGCAAGCACTGGACGGTGGCATCTGCCGGGTCAAGCTGGCTGGCGGTGTACTCAGCAGCAACCAAGCCCGCGCCATCGCCGAGGCCGCCGAACACTGCGCCAGCGGTGTGCTGGAGCTGACCAACCGCAGCAATCTGCAGATTCGTGGCGTATTAGCTGGTCAGCAGGCCGAGCTGATTGAGCGCCTGCTCGCCGCCAACCTGGGCCCAAGTAACCCGACGGCTGATGATGTGCGCAACCTGCTGCTCAGCCCCGCCGCCGGTCTCGACCCGCAGGCGCTGCTCGACACCCGACCGTTAGCCGCCGCGTTGCTTGAACTGCTGCAAAGCACCCCGGCACTGCACGGGCTATCGGCCAAATTCGCCATTCAGTTGGATGGCGGCGAAGCCCTGGCGATGCTCGAACACCCGCACGATATCTGGCTTAGCGCTCTGCCCGGCATGCCGGCACGGCTGGCCTTTGGCCTGGCTGGCTGCCCAGGTGATCAGCCACTGGGCGTGGTCGACGCAGAGCAAACCGTGTCGCTGGTAGAGCAGCTGCTAAGGCTGTTTATCGAACTGGCCGGCAACGCACACAGCCGTATGCGCCAGCTGCTAAGCGTGATTCCAGCCAGCCAGCTGCTGCAACAGCTGCAAACGCGCCTGCCCTTTGCCGTGCAAGCGCCGCCGGCCGATTGGCAACGCACACCGGTCAGCCCACGCGCGCCGATCGGCATTTATCCCCAGCAGCAAGCGGACCTGCGCATGGTCGCCGCTGGCGCGCGCCTGGGACGGATCGACGCCGCGCAATTGCAGGCCCTGGCCGATCTGGCTGAACAACATGGCGATGCCAGTCTGCGCCTGACGCCCTGGCAGGGTGTGTTGCTGCCAAATATCCCCGAACACTCGACGGACACACTGCTGCACAAGCTGAACGACCTCGGCTTGCTCACCGATGCGCAAGAACCGTTAAGCCAGCTGATCGCCTGCACCGGCTCCGCCGCCTGCGCTAAAGGCTTGAGCGACAGCAAGGCCGATGCCCTGCGCCTTTCCGCACGGCTGCGCGCCAGCAGCGTCCGCCCTCAGGTGCATTTAAGCGCCTGCCCGCGCTCCTGCGCCGCTGCGCACACCGCGCCCTTTACCTTGCTGGCCAGCAGCGCTGGCCACTACCAACTCTATCAACGCACGCCGCAGGCAGCCGGTTTCGGCCAACTGCTGGCCAGCGCCATTACGATCGACGAGGCCGGCGACTGGTTCGCCGCCCACTGCGCAACAGGAAATAGCGATGCTTGA
- the cbiE gene encoding precorrin-6y C5,15-methyltransferase (decarboxylating) subunit CbiE: protein MTAWLTLVGIGEDGYVGLGEAARKALAEAQCIVGAARQLALLPADLPGQHELWPSPFSVAPVLARRGTPVCVLASGDPLFYGVGASLARQLPAEEMRVFSFPSSVSLAAARLGWPLQEVTVLSLVARPLAALQAQVFPGARLLVLSNDGESPAAVAELLRERGFGPSRITVLEHLGGNQERRIDGLASDWALPRVADLNLLAIDCVAVADARLLPLTPGLPDDAYQHDGQLTKRDVRAITLARLAPQPGELLWDVGAGCGSIGIEWMRVHPRCRALAIEVDAGRQAHIQHNRDALGVPGLQLIAGRAPEALAGLAAPDAIFIGGGVTIPGVLEQCWASLKPGGRLVANAVTLQSEAALVAWREQVGGELTRISVAQAQPLGGFDTWRSALPITLLEVRKP, encoded by the coding sequence ATGACGGCCTGGTTAACCCTGGTGGGAATCGGTGAAGACGGCTATGTCGGCCTGGGCGAGGCGGCTCGCAAGGCCTTGGCTGAAGCGCAGTGCATCGTTGGCGCGGCGCGGCAGCTGGCGTTGTTGCCGGCTGATTTGCCGGGTCAGCATGAGCTGTGGCCCAGCCCTTTCAGTGTTGCGCCGGTACTGGCGCGACGCGGTACGCCGGTCTGTGTGCTGGCCAGCGGCGATCCGCTGTTCTATGGCGTGGGCGCGAGCCTGGCGCGGCAGCTGCCGGCCGAGGAAATGCGGGTGTTCTCGTTTCCGTCCTCAGTGTCCTTGGCCGCTGCTCGCCTGGGTTGGCCGCTGCAGGAGGTCACGGTGCTGTCGCTGGTGGCGCGGCCGTTGGCGGCGCTGCAGGCGCAGGTTTTCCCCGGTGCTCGACTGCTGGTGTTGAGTAATGACGGCGAGAGCCCGGCGGCGGTGGCCGAGCTGCTGCGCGAACGCGGTTTTGGTCCCAGCCGCATAACCGTACTGGAGCACTTGGGTGGCAACCAGGAGCGGCGCATTGACGGCTTGGCCAGTGATTGGGCGTTGCCGCGCGTTGCTGACTTAAATCTGCTGGCAATCGATTGTGTGGCCGTCGCCGATGCGCGTTTGCTGCCGCTTACGCCGGGTTTGCCGGACGACGCCTATCAGCACGACGGCCAGCTGACCAAGCGCGATGTGCGCGCTATCACCCTGGCGCGGTTGGCGCCGCAACCCGGTGAGCTGCTCTGGGATGTTGGCGCCGGCTGTGGCTCCATCGGTATCGAATGGATGCGCGTCCATCCCCGCTGCCGGGCGCTGGCCATCGAGGTCGATGCCGGTCGCCAGGCGCATATCCAGCACAACCGCGATGCGCTCGGTGTACCCGGCCTGCAACTGATCGCCGGTCGCGCGCCAGAAGCGTTGGCCGGATTGGCCGCGCCGGATGCGATCTTTATCGGCGGCGGCGTGACCATCCCCGGCGTGCTGGAACAATGTTGGGCCAGCCTTAAGCCGGGCGGGCGGCTGGTGGCCAATGCCGTGACCCTGCAGAGCGAGGCGGCGTTGGTGGCCTGGCGTGAACAGGTGGGCGGTGAGCTAACCCGCATCAGCGTGGCCCAGGCGCAGCCGCTGGGCGGCTTTGATACCTGGCGCAGCGCCTTGCCGATCACCCTACTGGAGGTGCGTAAGCCGTGA
- a CDS encoding (2Fe-2S) ferredoxin domain-containing protein, protein MTTPVSPYARILFVGPDLDEGSFAELFRRRLAELRGEAVLADIVDTTEGYALLWQRVAEAERPLLVIDLEPQSSSPHLDWLRSELSQQANPEQLFVASAIGQAEGLPVDAACALIERPELHLPCVGVKAVPGYHAWSQIPPHAQRLLLCNGPRCTRRGALDLWKTLRQRLKAAGKLECEGGVHITRTQCQFPCDLGPTASLYPAGEWFRVRDEAELIRLVDERLVAGRAVPELRIDQG, encoded by the coding sequence ATGACCACGCCCGTTTCGCCTTACGCCCGTATTTTGTTTGTCGGCCCGGACCTGGACGAGGGTTCGTTTGCCGAGCTGTTTCGCCGGCGTCTGGCGGAGTTGCGCGGGGAAGCGGTGCTGGCCGATATCGTCGATACCACTGAGGGTTATGCGCTGCTCTGGCAGCGCGTGGCCGAGGCTGAACGGCCGCTGCTGGTGATCGATCTGGAGCCGCAGAGCAGCAGCCCGCATCTGGATTGGCTGCGCAGCGAGCTCAGTCAGCAGGCCAATCCTGAGCAGCTGTTTGTCGCTAGTGCGATTGGCCAAGCTGAAGGCTTGCCGGTGGACGCCGCCTGCGCATTGATTGAGCGCCCCGAGCTGCACCTGCCCTGCGTCGGCGTGAAGGCCGTACCGGGCTATCACGCCTGGTCGCAGATTCCGCCGCATGCCCAGCGTTTGTTGCTGTGCAACGGCCCGCGCTGCACCCGGCGCGGCGCGCTGGACCTGTGGAAAACCCTGCGCCAGCGCCTCAAGGCCGCCGGCAAACTGGAGTGCGAAGGCGGCGTGCATATCACCCGTACGCAGTGTCAGTTCCCCTGCGACCTGGGCCCGACGGCCAGCCTTTATCCGGCCGGTGAATGGTTCCGGGTGCGTGATGAGGCCGAGCTGATCCGCTTGGTCGATGAGCGCCTGGTGGCCGGGCGTGCAGTACCTGAGCTGCGTATCGATCAGGGCTAA
- a CDS encoding precorrin-8X methylmutase, with protein MLDYIRDGQEIYRQSFATIRAEADLSNIPADLEKLAVRLIHACGMVDVVQDLRFSAGAGAAGRAALAKGAPILCDARMVAEGITRPRLAANNPVICTLHNEGVIEQARALGNTRSAVALEHWREHLEGSVVVIGNAPTALFYLLEMLDAGAPKPALIIGMPVGFIGAAESKDALAADSRGVPYVIVRGRRGGSAMAVAAVNALATEVE; from the coding sequence ATGCTTGATTACATCCGCGATGGCCAGGAAATCTACCGCCAATCCTTCGCCACCATCCGCGCCGAGGCTGACCTCAGCAACATTCCCGCTGATCTGGAAAAGCTTGCCGTGCGCCTCATCCACGCCTGCGGCATGGTCGATGTGGTGCAGGACCTGCGCTTCTCCGCCGGTGCCGGTGCTGCCGGCCGCGCCGCACTGGCCAAGGGTGCGCCGATTCTCTGCGATGCGCGGATGGTCGCCGAAGGCATCACCCGCCCGCGCCTGGCTGCGAATAACCCGGTGATCTGCACCCTGCATAACGAAGGCGTGATTGAGCAGGCCCGTGCACTGGGTAATACCCGCTCGGCAGTCGCGCTGGAGCATTGGCGCGAGCACCTGGAAGGCAGCGTGGTGGTAATCGGCAACGCGCCCACCGCGCTGTTTTACCTGCTGGAAATGCTCGACGCCGGCGCGCCAAAACCAGCGCTGATTATCGGCATGCCGGTGGGCTTTATCGGCGCGGCGGAATCCAAGGACGCCCTGGCCGCCGATAGCCGTGGCGTGCCCTATGTAATCGTGCGCGGCAGGCGTGGCGGCAGCGCCATGGCGGTAGCCGCGGTCAACGCTTTGGCCACGGAGGTGGAGTGA
- the cobJ gene encoding precorrin-3B C(17)-methyltransferase produces MTSAPAIIILGSSALPCARRIQALYPQAQIYGLSGRVAGVEQLYDNFGNTLRALYRAGTPIIALCAVGIVIRSLASVLGEKDCEPPVLAVAEDGSAVVPLLGGLGGVNRMAREVAAHLEVNAAITTSGELRFGTCLLEPPAGYVLADLEQGKGFVSDLLGGQTVRIEGDAPWLAQAKLPVDNSAARVIHISPHTRATNPDELLIHPQQVAVWVEQASPALVSELQQALQTSNLAAQSLACLLAVPALMANTELHAAAAQLKLPLRFIDDVSQLPPLHSQHANLRLLLAATPIDTSQLGRPRGRLTVIGLGPGAAEFMVPAARQALDEAQDLLGYETYINMAGPLRPEQVRHCTDNREEMQRARHAFELAASGRRVVVVSSGDPGVFAMAAAVLEALHESTDAEWQRVDLQVFPGVSAALATAAKAGAPLGHDFCLISLSDNLKPWAIIEKRLEHAAAADLVMAFYNPISKARPWQLGSALEIIRQQRTPETLVVLGRDIGRPGETLHTLTLGELTSEMVDMRTLVIIGSSQTCRFPRAEGGEWVYTPRSYPQI; encoded by the coding sequence ATGACCAGCGCTCCCGCCATTATCATTCTCGGTTCCTCTGCACTGCCCTGCGCGCGGCGCATCCAGGCGCTTTATCCACAGGCGCAGATCTACGGCCTGAGCGGTCGAGTGGCAGGCGTTGAGCAGCTGTATGACAACTTCGGCAACACCCTGCGCGCGTTGTACCGCGCCGGTACACCGATCATCGCCCTGTGCGCCGTCGGCATCGTCATCCGTAGCCTGGCCTCCGTGCTGGGGGAGAAAGACTGCGAGCCGCCGGTGCTGGCCGTAGCCGAAGACGGCAGCGCCGTGGTGCCGCTGCTCGGTGGTCTGGGTGGCGTTAACCGTATGGCGCGCGAAGTTGCCGCGCACCTTGAAGTCAACGCGGCGATCACCACCAGCGGTGAACTGCGTTTCGGCACCTGCCTGCTAGAGCCGCCCGCCGGCTATGTACTGGCCGATCTTGAGCAGGGCAAAGGCTTTGTCAGCGACTTGCTCGGCGGTCAAACCGTGCGGATTGAAGGCGACGCGCCCTGGCTGGCCCAGGCCAAACTGCCAGTGGATAACAGCGCCGCGCGGGTCATCCACATCAGCCCACACACACGCGCAACCAATCCGGATGAGCTGCTGATTCACCCACAACAAGTGGCCGTGTGGGTCGAACAGGCCAGCCCTGCATTAGTCAGCGAACTGCAACAGGCGCTACAGACCAGCAACCTGGCCGCGCAAAGCCTGGCCTGCCTGCTCGCCGTCCCCGCGCTGATGGCCAACACCGAGCTGCACGCCGCCGCCGCGCAGCTCAAGCTACCGCTGCGCTTTATCGACGACGTCAGCCAACTGCCGCCGCTGCACAGCCAGCACGCCAACCTGCGCCTGCTGCTGGCCGCTACGCCCATCGATACCAGCCAACTCGGCCGCCCGCGTGGCCGTCTGACCGTGATCGGCCTCGGCCCCGGTGCCGCCGAATTTATGGTGCCCGCCGCACGCCAGGCGCTGGACGAGGCGCAAGACCTGCTCGGCTACGAAACCTATATCAACATGGCCGGCCCGCTGCGCCCGGAGCAGGTGCGCCACTGCACCGATAACCGCGAAGAAATGCAGCGCGCCCGCCATGCCTTCGAGCTAGCCGCCAGCGGTCGGCGGGTGGTGGTGGTGTCGTCCGGCGACCCCGGCGTATTCGCCATGGCCGCCGCTGTATTGGAAGCCTTGCACGAGTCGACCGATGCCGAGTGGCAGCGCGTTGATCTGCAGGTCTTCCCCGGCGTTTCCGCTGCGCTTGCCACCGCCGCCAAGGCTGGCGCACCACTGGGCCATGACTTCTGTCTGATCTCCCTGTCAGACAACCTCAAGCCCTGGGCGATTATCGAAAAGCGTCTTGAGCACGCCGCCGCCGCTGACCTGGTAATGGCCTTCTACAACCCCATATCCAAAGCCCGCCCCTGGCAGCTCGGCTCTGCGCTGGAGATCATCCGCCAACAACGCACCCCGGAAACCTTGGTGGTGCTCGGCCGCGACATCGGCCGCCCCGGCGAAACCCTGCACACCCTCACCTTGGGTGAACTGACATCGGAGATGGTCGACATGCGCACCCTGGTAATCATCGGCTCTAGCCAAACCTGCCGCTTCCCACGAGCCGAGGGTGGCGAGTGGGTGTATACCCCGCGCAGTTATCCGCAGATATAG
- a CDS encoding YegJ family protein codes for MRPFVIFPLLALGLTAFHATARDTNEVVSSDRQNPAVSAAVRQAQAGLTEFLALAAKPPANTHDYKVQVMAEDSNGIETFWVTPFHALEQGFIGTVANEPRIVKSVVWGQQLRFTREQITDWGYLKNGRQVGSFTICALFKEMPPEQVEYYRSQHGFDCQ; via the coding sequence ATGCGCCCCTTTGTTATTTTTCCTTTGCTCGCTCTGGGCCTGACTGCATTTCACGCCACCGCGCGCGACACCAATGAAGTGGTCTCCTCTGACCGGCAGAACCCGGCCGTCTCAGCGGCCGTGCGCCAGGCACAGGCAGGCCTGACCGAGTTCCTGGCACTGGCCGCAAAACCGCCCGCCAATACCCATGACTACAAGGTTCAGGTCATGGCCGAAGACAGCAACGGCATAGAAACCTTCTGGGTCACGCCCTTCCACGCGCTTGAGCAGGGTTTTATCGGCACCGTGGCCAACGAGCCGCGCATCGTCAAAAGTGTCGTCTGGGGCCAACAACTGCGCTTTACCCGCGAACAGATCACCGACTGGGGCTACCTGAAAAACGGCCGCCAGGTTGGAAGCTTCACCATCTGCGCGCTGTTTAAAGAGATGCCACCCGAACAGGTGGAGTACTACCGCAGCCAACACGGTTTTGACTGCCAATAA